A single region of the Microlunatus panaciterrae genome encodes:
- a CDS encoding zinc-dependent alcohol dehydrogenase family protein, whose translation MRAWWVERPGPIAGGPLRSGSRPDPVPGPGEVLLRVRVCGVCRTDLHLAEGDLAPRRAGVVPGHEIVGEVVELGPGCRRLKVGDRIGVAWLRHTCGRCRFCRRGDENLCLDPLFTGWDADGGYAELATVAEDFSYPIPEIFTDEQAAPLLCAGIIGFRSLRRTSLRRGGRLGIYGFGGSAHLAAQVALHEGAEVYVMTRSAAARRLAADLGATFVGDADQEPPAKLDAAILFAPVGTLVPPALRALDRGGVLAVAGIHLSDIPPLHYATDLFEERQLRSVTANTRRDGEEFLRIATEIPIRPTTVGYPLESADRALLDLAEDRVTGAAVLQVGS comes from the coding sequence ATGCGCGCATGGTGGGTGGAGAGGCCAGGACCGATCGCCGGCGGTCCGCTGCGCAGTGGATCACGGCCGGACCCGGTACCCGGACCGGGCGAGGTGCTGCTGAGGGTGCGCGTCTGCGGCGTCTGCCGGACCGACCTGCACCTGGCGGAGGGCGACCTCGCGCCACGGCGAGCAGGCGTCGTCCCGGGACACGAGATCGTCGGCGAGGTGGTCGAGCTCGGTCCCGGCTGCCGCCGGCTGAAGGTCGGTGACCGGATCGGGGTCGCCTGGCTGCGGCACACCTGCGGCCGGTGCCGGTTCTGCCGACGCGGAGACGAGAACCTCTGCCTCGACCCGCTGTTCACCGGTTGGGACGCCGACGGCGGCTACGCCGAACTGGCCACCGTGGCCGAGGACTTCAGCTACCCGATCCCGGAGATCTTCACCGACGAGCAGGCCGCGCCGCTCCTCTGTGCCGGCATCATCGGCTTCCGTTCGCTGCGGCGCACCTCCCTGCGCCGGGGCGGGCGGCTGGGCATCTACGGCTTCGGCGGCTCGGCCCATCTCGCCGCCCAGGTCGCGCTGCACGAGGGCGCCGAGGTGTACGTGATGACCCGCTCTGCTGCGGCCCGCCGGCTGGCCGCCGACCTGGGGGCTACCTTCGTCGGCGACGCCGACCAGGAGCCGCCGGCCAAGCTGGACGCAGCCATCCTGTTCGCCCCGGTGGGCACCCTGGTGCCGCCGGCGCTTCGGGCGCTGGACCGCGGCGGGGTGCTGGCCGTCGCCGGCATCCACCTCTCGGACATCCCGCCCCTGCATTACGCCACCGACCTCTTCGAGGAGCGTCAGCTGCGTAGCGTCACCGCCAACACCCGTCGGGACGGGGAGGAGTTCCTCCGGATCGCCACCGAGATACCGATCCGGCCGACCACGGTTGGCTACCCGTTGGAGTCGGCGGACCGGGCGCTGCTCGACCTGGCCGAGGACCGGGTCACCGGTGCCGCCGTCCTCCAGGTCGGCTCCTGA
- a CDS encoding ABC transporter permease — translation MSAADAPPRTRPVSLRFLRSELRVIFGRRRNLAGLGVLALVPILIAVAVKVSSPGGDRGGPDFIASITGNGIFVALAALTIELVVFLPLAVAAISADAVAGEANIGTLRYLLTVPVERTRLLAVKYLAVVIFTFVATLTVAGVGVIIGLALFGGGDMTLLSGTRIPMAAALGRVLLTVLYLTAGFAALGAIGLFVSTLTEQPIAATIAIVILNVMSFTLDSIQQLSWLHPWLFTHWWTAFGDLYRDPIVWDSIFRGLLVAAGYALVFWLAAWARFSNKDITS, via the coding sequence ATGTCAGCGGCTGACGCGCCCCCCCGGACCCGGCCGGTGTCGCTGCGCTTCCTCCGCTCCGAGCTGAGGGTGATCTTCGGTCGGCGGCGCAACCTGGCTGGGCTGGGGGTGCTGGCGCTGGTCCCGATCCTGATCGCGGTGGCGGTCAAGGTGTCCTCGCCCGGTGGTGATCGTGGCGGTCCCGACTTCATCGCGTCGATCACCGGCAACGGGATCTTCGTCGCGCTGGCCGCGCTGACCATCGAGCTGGTGGTCTTCCTGCCGCTGGCGGTGGCGGCGATCTCGGCCGACGCGGTCGCCGGCGAGGCCAACATCGGCACCCTGCGGTATCTGTTGACCGTTCCGGTCGAGCGGACCAGGCTGCTGGCGGTCAAGTACCTGGCGGTGGTGATCTTCACCTTCGTCGCCACGCTGACCGTCGCCGGCGTCGGCGTGATCATCGGGCTGGCGCTGTTCGGAGGCGGTGACATGACGCTGCTGTCCGGAACCCGGATCCCGATGGCCGCCGCACTGGGGCGGGTGCTGCTCACCGTGCTGTACCTGACGGCGGGGTTCGCCGCCCTCGGTGCCATCGGGCTGTTCGTGTCCACGCTCACCGAACAGCCCATCGCTGCGACCATCGCCATCGTGATCTTGAACGTGATGAGCTTCACCCTCGACTCGATCCAGCAGCTGTCCTGGCTGCACCCGTGGCTGTTCACGCACTGGTGGACCGCCTTCGGTGACCTGTACCGCGACCCGATCGTCTGGGACTCGATCTTCCGCGGGCTGCTGGTGGCGGCCGGCTATGCGCTCGTCTTCTGGCTGGCCGCCTGGGCCCGGTTCTCCAACAAGGACATCACCTCCTGA
- a CDS encoding ABC transporter ATP-binding protein: MTTGTSGPAAAVRSRGLTKRFRHQVAVNSIDLEVPTGSVYGFLGPNGSGKTTTIRMLLGLIRPTSGEHELLGQPMPRRAGAVLGRVGSLVEGPAFHPYLSGRANLVRLDAADRQSDPGTASRRIDAALDRVGLLAAARKRYRAYSLGMRQRLAIAAALLEPRELLVLDEPTNGLDPQGTREVRSLVASLAADGATVLISSHLLSEVEQICTHLGVMHVGNLVAQGSVAEVRSGSEPRVRVDSDREEDAARVLRMLGIADVKVSPGQIQGLLGQIAVEKIVPALVHEGVPVLGFAVAGQSLEDRFVQLTGEGFDVSG, encoded by the coding sequence ATGACGACCGGGACCTCCGGTCCAGCCGCGGCTGTCAGGTCCCGAGGGCTGACCAAACGTTTCCGCCACCAGGTGGCGGTGAACTCGATCGACCTCGAGGTGCCGACCGGGTCGGTGTACGGGTTTCTCGGCCCGAACGGCTCCGGCAAGACGACGACGATCCGGATGCTGCTGGGCCTGATCAGGCCCACCTCCGGCGAGCACGAGCTGCTCGGCCAGCCGATGCCGAGGAGGGCTGGCGCAGTACTGGGCCGGGTCGGGTCGCTGGTCGAGGGTCCGGCGTTCCACCCGTACCTGTCCGGGCGGGCCAACCTGGTCCGGCTGGACGCCGCTGACCGGCAGAGCGACCCGGGTACCGCCAGTCGACGGATCGACGCCGCCCTGGACCGGGTGGGCCTGCTCGCCGCCGCGCGTAAGCGCTACCGGGCCTACTCGCTGGGGATGCGCCAGCGGCTGGCGATCGCTGCCGCGCTGCTGGAGCCTCGCGAGCTGTTGGTGCTCGACGAGCCGACGAACGGACTGGACCCGCAGGGCACCCGTGAGGTGCGGTCGCTGGTGGCCTCGCTGGCCGCCGACGGCGCCACTGTCCTGATCTCCAGCCACCTGCTGTCGGAGGTCGAACAGATCTGCACCCATCTGGGGGTGATGCATGTGGGCAACCTGGTGGCACAGGGATCGGTCGCCGAAGTACGTTCCGGCAGCGAGCCACGGGTCCGGGTGGACTCCGACCGCGAGGAGGACGCCGCTCGGGTGCTGCGGATGCTCGGCATCGCCGACGTGAAGGTGTCCCCCGGACAGATCCAGGGGTTGCTCGGCCAGATAGCCGTGGAGAAGATCGTTCCCGCACTGGTGCACGAGGGGGTCCCGGTCCTCGGCTTCGCCGTCGCCGGCCAGAGCCTCGAGGACCGGTTCGTCCAGCTCACCGGGGAGGGCTTCGATGTCAGCGGCTGA
- a CDS encoding LolA family protein: MPLWNRRPLLRWAVPLLAALLLIGGGAAISSLSASADTTLPERTAGQLLVDVQQARISGLSGTVVQNSDLGIPDLPGVGGAGSSDLTSLISGTHTMKVWSSGPDKARLALLGTLGESDVIQNGKDVWLWSSKDNTASHYTVTPSEQKHPRTETPKTPQQAADAALAAIDPSTEVTVADNVTVAGRPAYELVLTPRDSASLVAQVRIAIDGAAHVPTRVQLWADGGSKPAFQVGFTQVNFTRPDAAQFTFNPPPGATVKEVKPGSTDTKRADRKAHTQAAPKVVGKGWTTVVVAKAPAPAAGSASGPRDLQRMLNALPRVSGSWGSGRLLAGTAFSVLVTDDGTVVAGAVRPSALYAALGSR, from the coding sequence ATGCCTCTTTGGAACCGCAGACCCCTGCTTCGCTGGGCCGTGCCGCTGCTGGCCGCCCTGCTGCTGATCGGGGGCGGTGCTGCCATCAGCTCGCTCTCCGCCTCCGCCGACACCACACTCCCCGAGCGTACGGCCGGCCAGCTCCTCGTCGATGTTCAGCAGGCCCGGATCAGCGGACTGTCCGGGACTGTGGTGCAGAACTCCGACCTGGGCATTCCCGACCTGCCCGGGGTGGGCGGTGCCGGCAGCTCCGACCTCACGTCCCTGATCTCCGGTACCCATACGATGAAGGTCTGGTCGTCCGGACCCGACAAGGCGCGACTGGCCCTGCTCGGCACCCTGGGCGAATCCGATGTGATCCAGAACGGCAAGGACGTCTGGTTGTGGTCGAGCAAGGACAACACCGCCAGCCACTACACCGTCACCCCGTCGGAGCAGAAGCACCCGCGCACCGAGACGCCGAAGACCCCGCAACAGGCGGCCGACGCCGCGCTGGCGGCCATCGACCCGAGCACCGAGGTCACCGTTGCGGACAACGTCACCGTGGCCGGACGACCGGCCTACGAGCTGGTGCTCACACCGAGGGACTCGGCCTCGCTGGTCGCGCAGGTGCGGATCGCGATCGACGGCGCTGCGCACGTCCCGACCAGGGTGCAGCTGTGGGCGGACGGCGGCTCCAAGCCGGCCTTCCAGGTCGGCTTCACCCAGGTCAACTTCACCCGGCCGGACGCGGCCCAGTTCACCTTCAACCCGCCCCCGGGAGCCACGGTGAAGGAGGTCAAGCCGGGCAGCACCGACACCAAGCGGGCCGACCGGAAGGCCCACACCCAGGCAGCGCCGAAGGTCGTCGGCAAGGGCTGGACGACGGTCGTGGTGGCCAAGGCTCCGGCCCCGGCAGCAGGGTCGGCCTCGGGTCCGCGTGACCTGCAGCGGATGCTCAACGCGCTGCCGAGGGTCTCCGGCAGCTGGGGTTCGGGCCGGTTGCTCGCCGGCACCGCGTTCTCGGTGCTGGTCACCGACGACGGCACCGTGGTGGCCGGGGCGGTCAGGCCGTCCGCGCTCTATGCCGCCCTGGGCTCCAGATGA
- a CDS encoding response regulator transcription factor, whose amino-acid sequence MRVLIVEDEVRLAASLRRGLVAEGFVVELSDNGPDGLDAARDGEFDAVILDVMLPGMSGYDVVRRLRAERNWVPVIIISAKDGEYDQADGLDCGADDYLTKPFSFVVLLARLRAVLRRGAPARPAVLSAGAVRLDPGSREVFVAGDPVTLAPREFTLLEYLMRNPDRVIGKTELLDHVWGSGDQADGNVVEVYVGYLRRKLGRSAVVTVRGAGYRLAC is encoded by the coding sequence ATGCGGGTGTTGATCGTCGAGGACGAGGTGCGGCTGGCAGCATCCCTGCGCCGCGGTCTGGTCGCGGAGGGGTTCGTGGTGGAGCTCTCCGACAACGGCCCGGATGGTCTGGACGCCGCCCGGGACGGCGAGTTCGACGCGGTGATCCTGGATGTGATGCTGCCTGGGATGTCGGGCTATGACGTGGTCCGCCGGCTGCGCGCCGAACGCAACTGGGTCCCCGTGATCATCATCTCGGCCAAGGACGGGGAGTACGACCAGGCGGACGGCTTGGACTGCGGGGCCGACGACTACCTCACCAAGCCGTTCTCGTTCGTCGTCCTGCTGGCCCGGTTGCGAGCGGTGCTGAGGCGGGGAGCTCCGGCGCGCCCCGCGGTGCTGTCGGCCGGGGCCGTCAGGCTCGACCCCGGCTCGCGGGAGGTGTTCGTGGCCGGCGACCCGGTGACGTTGGCTCCGCGTGAGTTCACCCTGCTGGAGTATCTGATGCGCAACCCCGACCGGGTGATCGGCAAGACGGAGCTGCTGGACCACGTCTGGGGCAGCGGTGACCAGGCGGATGGGAACGTGGTCGAGGTCTACGTCGGCTATCTGAGACGCAAGCTCGGCCGGTCAGCCGTGGTCACGGTCCGGGGCGCCGGCTACCGGCTGGCCTGCTGA
- a CDS encoding sensor histidine kinase, whose translation MSRLSLRARLMVVGVSGVAVALLLGGVVLYGTLAVAVLRTLDAGARATAAEIVTLAGQDRLPDPLPVSGAQLVQVVDDQQRVIASSANADRLTPLLRPAELTRALGGAALTVDGARAGLTGPLRVVAARTRTPDGPRSVLVAIPIADVTHSQQALRTGLLIIFPLLLVVLAAIAWRVIGWTLRPVEALRAGADRISGSGEGERLPVPESADEIRALALTLNSMLDRLAAGRRRQRDFVADAAHELRNPLASIQLQLEVAERLGDGGSLPTELLADVHRLSRLVDDLLLLAGADADTRPPGSAESFDLTDLLTEVVSRYSTARVPVRLQPGAPVQLLAAREEIRRAIANVVDNAVRHAGHGVLLTVETPSDAEPATALIAVTDDGPGIAPADRERVFERFTRLDEARDRDAGGTGLGLAIVRELVRRAGGTVTLQDAAPGLRVEISLPRRVPVGYRGDSVSAIS comes from the coding sequence TTGAGCCGCCTCAGTCTGCGCGCCCGGCTGATGGTCGTCGGCGTCAGCGGGGTGGCGGTGGCGCTGCTGCTGGGTGGTGTGGTGCTCTACGGCACGCTCGCCGTCGCCGTGCTGCGCACCCTGGACGCCGGTGCCCGGGCCACCGCAGCCGAGATCGTGACCCTGGCCGGCCAGGACCGCCTTCCCGACCCGCTGCCCGTCTCCGGAGCCCAGCTGGTCCAGGTGGTGGACGACCAGCAACGGGTCATCGCCTCGTCGGCGAACGCGGACCGGCTGACCCCGTTGCTGCGACCGGCTGAGCTGACCCGGGCACTCGGCGGAGCGGCTCTGACCGTCGACGGTGCCCGAGCCGGCCTGACCGGGCCGTTGCGGGTGGTGGCCGCCCGAACCCGGACACCGGACGGGCCACGGAGCGTTCTGGTCGCCATCCCGATCGCTGACGTGACCCACAGCCAGCAGGCGCTGCGGACCGGGCTGTTGATCATCTTCCCGCTGCTGCTGGTGGTGCTGGCTGCGATCGCCTGGCGAGTGATCGGCTGGACGCTCCGGCCGGTGGAAGCGCTCCGGGCCGGCGCGGACCGGATCAGTGGCAGCGGTGAGGGCGAGCGACTGCCGGTGCCCGAGTCCGCAGACGAGATCCGAGCACTGGCGCTGACGCTGAACTCCATGCTGGACCGGCTGGCGGCCGGCCGGCGCAGGCAACGCGACTTCGTCGCCGACGCCGCCCATGAGCTGCGGAACCCGCTGGCCAGCATCCAGCTGCAGCTCGAGGTCGCCGAGCGGCTGGGAGACGGCGGCAGCCTGCCGACCGAGCTGCTGGCCGACGTGCACCGGCTGAGCCGGCTGGTCGACGACCTGCTGCTGCTGGCCGGCGCCGACGCGGACACCCGGCCGCCCGGGTCGGCAGAGTCGTTCGATCTGACGGACCTGTTGACCGAGGTCGTGTCCCGCTACTCCACGGCCCGGGTGCCGGTCCGGCTGCAACCGGGCGCCCCGGTGCAGCTGCTCGCGGCCCGGGAGGAGATCCGCCGGGCGATCGCCAATGTGGTCGACAACGCGGTCCGGCACGCCGGGCACGGCGTACTCCTCACGGTAGAGACGCCGAGCGACGCCGAGCCCGCCACTGCGCTGATCGCGGTCACCGACGATGGTCCGGGCATCGCGCCGGCCGACCGGGAGCGGGTCTTCGAGCGGTTCACCCGGCTCGACGAGGCCCGCGACCGCGACGCCGGCGGCACCGGGCTCGGGTTGGCCATCGTGCGCGAGCTGGTCCGTCGCGCCGGCGGTACGGTGACGCTGCAGGACGCGGCACCCGGCCTGCGGGTGGAGATCTCGCTGCCGCGACGTGTGCCGGTCGGTTATCGAGGTGACAGTGTCAGCGCCATCTCATAA
- a CDS encoding MDR family MFS transporter — MTTTPLAAPPTSAMTARDRKVITTLLVATFVVILNETIMGVALPRLMTELQVDAGTVQWLSTAFMLTMAVVIPTTGFLLQRLTTRTVFVTAMGLFCTGTLLAGLASGFWLLLAARIVQGSGTAIMLPLLMTTILNLVPIERRGGVMGNVSIAISVAPAIGPTLSGLILQYLSWRFMFLLVLPIALAALVYGAMRLVNVGETQQQPLDLLSVLLSIPGFGGLVFGLSRVGEAASVGVLMVVLPLLIGVVCLALFGWRQAALQSDGHPLLDLRVFSYPMYRLGIAVLMIAMVALFGVVILLPIYLQNIRGLDSLQTGLLLLPGGLMMGLLAPLVGKLFDRFGPRALTVTGSVLLTFALWRFSTLDATTAVWVLLGLHLLLSLGLACLFTPTFTTALNPLPQRLYSHGSAMLGTLQQVSGAAGTALLVTIMAGRSLTLTAEGMPGLQAQNEGIQTAFLVAAVISVGAIALSAFLSRPGSTAVAEESADLR; from the coding sequence GTGACCACCACCCCGCTCGCCGCACCGCCGACGTCTGCCATGACGGCGCGCGACCGGAAGGTCATCACGACGCTGCTGGTCGCCACCTTCGTGGTGATCTTGAACGAAACGATCATGGGCGTCGCGCTGCCGCGGCTGATGACCGAGCTGCAGGTGGACGCGGGCACGGTGCAATGGCTGTCCACCGCGTTCATGCTGACCATGGCCGTCGTCATCCCGACCACGGGCTTCCTGCTCCAGCGACTGACGACCCGGACCGTTTTCGTCACCGCGATGGGACTCTTCTGCACCGGCACCCTGCTGGCCGGTCTCGCCTCCGGGTTCTGGCTGCTGCTGGCGGCGCGGATCGTGCAGGGATCCGGCACTGCGATCATGCTGCCGCTGCTGATGACCACGATCTTGAACCTGGTGCCGATCGAGCGCCGCGGCGGGGTGATGGGCAACGTCAGTATCGCCATCTCGGTGGCGCCGGCAATCGGGCCGACGCTGTCGGGGCTGATCCTGCAGTACCTCTCCTGGCGGTTCATGTTCCTGCTGGTGCTGCCGATCGCGCTGGCTGCGCTCGTCTACGGCGCGATGCGGCTGGTGAACGTCGGCGAGACGCAGCAGCAACCGTTGGACCTGCTCTCCGTGCTGCTGTCCATTCCTGGCTTCGGCGGTCTGGTGTTCGGCCTCAGCCGGGTTGGTGAGGCCGCCTCCGTCGGCGTGCTGATGGTGGTACTGCCACTGCTGATCGGCGTGGTGTGCCTGGCGCTGTTCGGCTGGCGGCAGGCCGCGCTGCAGTCCGACGGGCACCCGCTGCTGGATCTGCGCGTCTTCAGCTATCCGATGTACCGGCTCGGCATCGCGGTGCTGATGATCGCCATGGTCGCGCTGTTCGGTGTGGTCATCCTGCTGCCCATCTACCTGCAGAACATCCGGGGCCTCGACTCGCTCCAGACCGGGCTGCTGCTGCTTCCGGGCGGGCTGATGATGGGTCTGCTCGCTCCTCTCGTCGGCAAGCTCTTCGACCGGTTCGGCCCGCGGGCGCTGACCGTGACCGGCTCGGTGCTGCTGACCTTCGCCCTCTGGCGGTTCAGCACCCTCGACGCCACGACAGCGGTCTGGGTCCTGCTCGGCCTGCACCTGCTGTTGTCGCTGGGGCTGGCCTGTCTGTTCACTCCGACCTTCACCACCGCCCTCAATCCGCTGCCGCAGCGGCTGTACTCCCACGGCAGCGCAATGCTCGGCACCCTGCAACAGGTCTCCGGCGCCGCAGGCACGGCGTTGCTGGTGACGATCATGGCGGGCCGCAGCCTCACTCTCACCGCGGAAGGCATGCCTGGGCTGCAGGCGCAGAACGAGGGGATTCAGACCGCCTTCCTTGTGGCCGCGGTCATCTCAGTTGGTGCCATAGCCCTGTCCGCCTTCCTGAGCAGACCCGGGTCGACCGCGGTTGCCGAGGAGTCAGCAGATCTCCGGTGA
- a CDS encoding ANTAR domain-containing protein produces the protein MTEIESVGPEGADVVMVYARLAEIVYSEGGYDEILQGVCDAARQLVDGCDHSSIMLRRSEGFVTVASSDEVGSMIDAIERAVHEGPCLDAIEDNPIQLDTDLTKSTWPRLAARVLVETPVRGAAGFRLLVGGNKVGALNIFSDTAGALTAESVNQGSILASFVSVALTAAAEQREAETLRTGLASNREIGKAIGLLMAFHKIDDQAAFALLRKTSQDLNMRLTEVARQVVDHHNTRPLDAP, from the coding sequence GTGACTGAGATCGAGTCTGTGGGGCCCGAGGGGGCCGACGTCGTCATGGTCTACGCCCGGCTCGCAGAGATCGTCTACTCCGAGGGCGGCTACGACGAGATCCTTCAGGGGGTCTGCGATGCCGCGCGACAGCTGGTCGATGGCTGCGACCACAGCAGCATCATGCTGCGTCGCAGCGAGGGGTTCGTCACCGTCGCGTCGAGCGACGAGGTCGGCTCGATGATTGATGCGATCGAGCGGGCCGTGCACGAGGGACCCTGCCTGGACGCGATCGAGGACAACCCGATCCAGCTCGACACCGACCTGACGAAGTCGACCTGGCCCCGGCTCGCCGCTCGGGTGCTGGTGGAGACGCCGGTCCGGGGCGCCGCCGGCTTCCGGCTGCTGGTGGGCGGCAACAAGGTCGGAGCACTCAACATCTTCTCCGACACCGCTGGCGCGCTCACCGCGGAGTCGGTCAACCAGGGCAGCATCCTGGCCTCGTTCGTGTCAGTGGCACTGACGGCCGCCGCCGAGCAGCGCGAGGCGGAGACGCTGCGTACCGGCCTGGCCAGCAACCGCGAGATCGGCAAGGCGATCGGCCTGCTGATGGCGTTCCACAAGATCGACGACCAGGCGGCCTTCGCGCTGCTGCGCAAGACCTCCCAGGACCTCAACATGCGTCTCACCGAGGTGGCCCGGCAGGTGGTCGACCACCACAACACCCGGCCACTCGACGCGCCCTGA